A genomic stretch from Flavobacterium humidisoli includes:
- a CDS encoding META domain-containing protein, with protein sequence MKKYTFAVLSVLTLLFASCKASKTDKSADDLFGTTWELEYISGPRIAFEGLYPNKKPQLTFDQKETKVYGNNGCNGYSASYTLKGKSLTFGEEGPTTMMFCEGGGEQQFLKQIRLITSYSIDKDGKLNLIQGDVPMMRFKKVAKQ encoded by the coding sequence ATGAAAAAATACACATTTGCAGTCCTTTCAGTTTTAACTCTATTATTTGCTTCTTGTAAGGCATCAAAAACAGATAAAAGTGCTGATGATTTATTTGGTACAACTTGGGAATTAGAATATATTTCTGGACCAAGAATTGCTTTTGAAGGACTGTATCCAAACAAAAAACCACAGCTTACTTTCGATCAAAAAGAAACTAAAGTATATGGGAATAACGGATGTAATGGTTATAGTGCATCTTATACTTTAAAAGGAAAGTCTTTGACTTTTGGTGAAGAGGGGCCAACTACAATGATGTTTTGTGAAGGAGGAGGAGAACAGCAATTTTTAAAACAAATTAGGCTAATTACAAGTTATTCTATTGATAAAGATGGAAAATTAAATTTAATTCAAGGCGATGTCCCAATGATGAGATTTAAAAAAGTAGCAAAGCAATAG
- a CDS encoding YciI family protein, which translates to MNEFLLIFRRDFKTKETQPSPEELQQHLQQWQNWFGSLAAQDKLARPLQRWDGQGKLVNSNKGITDGPFVEIKESIGGLIIIKAKDYDEAAEIAQGCPVLNFGGNVEIRMAV; encoded by the coding sequence ATGAATGAGTTTTTATTGATTTTCAGAAGAGATTTTAAAACAAAAGAAACCCAGCCTTCTCCAGAAGAATTGCAACAGCATTTACAGCAATGGCAAAACTGGTTTGGCAGTCTGGCGGCACAAGATAAATTGGCAAGACCTTTACAGCGCTGGGACGGGCAAGGAAAACTTGTAAATTCGAATAAAGGAATTACCGACGGTCCATTTGTAGAAATCAAAGAATCAATTGGCGGTTTAATCATCATTAAAGCCAAAGATTATGATGAGGCAGCCGAAATTGCACAAGGCTGTCCAGTTTTAAATTTTGGAGGAAATGTCGAAATTAGAATGGCCGTTTAG
- a CDS encoding RNA polymerase sigma factor codes for MEHKELIPNLFRTEYQKIVSVLCSLFGIHHIEIAEDIVSDTFLTASETWAIKGIPENPTAWLYTVAKNKSKNYLKRNNVFETKIVSEIKHNTPLNNPEIDIDLSDQNIADSQLAMIFTVCNPCNSEEAQIALALNLLCGFGVSEISDAFLSNKEVIYKRINRAKEKLKEENIKIQHPSNSEIIDRIQTVLKTIYLLYSEGYYSISQNTTLRKDLCTEAMRLTYLLIQNKSTNLPQANALMAVMCFHSSRFDARTGFNGEIILYENQDQSLWNKELIDKGTYFLSQSSTGNTLSKYHLEAGIAYWHTIKTETSEKWENILELYNNLIILEYSPIVALNRTYALAKVKGKAEAIKEAEKLNLTDNHFYYSLLGNLYAETDTKKALEHFEKAKNLAKTTADKNIISKNIEQLNQDLIDYKNKKVK; via the coding sequence ATGGAACACAAAGAACTAATACCCAATTTATTTAGAACTGAATATCAAAAAATAGTTTCGGTTCTCTGCAGTTTATTTGGCATTCATCATATCGAAATTGCCGAAGATATTGTAAGCGACACTTTTTTGACTGCTTCAGAAACTTGGGCAATTAAAGGAATTCCAGAAAATCCAACCGCTTGGCTATATACCGTTGCCAAAAACAAAAGCAAAAACTATTTGAAAAGAAATAACGTTTTTGAAACCAAAATAGTTTCTGAAATTAAACACAATACGCCATTAAACAATCCTGAAATCGACATTGATTTATCAGATCAAAATATTGCCGATAGTCAGCTTGCGATGATATTTACGGTTTGCAATCCTTGCAATTCTGAAGAAGCTCAAATTGCACTTGCCTTAAATTTATTATGCGGTTTTGGAGTAAGCGAAATCTCTGATGCTTTTTTATCTAATAAAGAAGTCATTTATAAAAGAATTAATCGCGCCAAAGAAAAACTTAAAGAAGAAAACATAAAAATTCAGCATCCGAGCAATTCTGAAATAATAGACAGAATACAAACGGTTCTAAAAACTATTTATCTGCTTTATTCTGAAGGCTACTATTCTATTTCGCAAAATACTACTTTACGAAAAGACCTTTGTACGGAAGCAATGCGCCTTACTTACTTATTAATTCAAAATAAAAGTACAAATCTGCCGCAAGCCAATGCGTTAATGGCGGTGATGTGTTTTCATTCTTCAAGATTTGATGCGCGAACTGGTTTTAATGGTGAAATTATTTTATACGAAAATCAAGATCAATCCTTATGGAATAAAGAATTAATTGATAAAGGAACCTATTTTTTGAGCCAGTCCTCAACCGGAAATACACTTTCAAAATACCACTTAGAAGCTGGAATTGCCTATTGGCACACTATAAAAACAGAAACCTCAGAAAAATGGGAAAATATTCTGGAACTCTACAACAATCTAATTATTTTAGAATATTCGCCAATTGTGGCCTTAAATAGAACTTACGCCTTGGCCAAAGTCAAAGGAAAAGCAGAAGCAATCAAAGAAGCTGAAAAACTGAATTTAACCGATAATCATTTTTATTATTCCCTACTCGGAAATTTATATGCTGAAACTGACACAAAAAAGGCATTAGAACATTTTGAGAAAGCAAAAAATCTAGCCAAAACTACTGCTGACAAAAATATTATCAGTAAAAATATTGAGCAATTAAATCAAGATTTGATAGACTATAAAAACAAAAAAGTGAAATGA
- the msrA gene encoding peptide-methionine (S)-S-oxide reductase MsrA: MKNILLICFFALSLNGIAQNKKANLETITLGGGCYWCVEAVYEQLDGVKSVVSGFSGGKVANPTYEEVCTGQTGHAEVVQITYDKNVTDINEIFKVFFTVHDPTTLNRQGADVGTQYRSVIFYKNEEQKKAAQSIIADLNKAKVYSNPIVTKVEPFKVFYKAEDYHQNYYANNKNQPYCKMVIQPKLEKFEKVFKDKLKKK; this comes from the coding sequence ATGAAAAATATACTTTTAATATGCTTTTTTGCGCTTTCGCTGAATGGCATTGCGCAAAATAAAAAAGCTAATCTGGAAACCATTACATTAGGCGGAGGCTGTTACTGGTGCGTTGAAGCAGTTTACGAACAGCTAGACGGAGTAAAATCTGTTGTGTCTGGATTTTCAGGAGGAAAAGTTGCAAATCCGACTTATGAAGAAGTTTGCACAGGACAAACAGGTCATGCCGAAGTAGTACAGATTACTTACGATAAAAACGTAACCGATATTAACGAAATTTTCAAAGTCTTTTTTACTGTTCACGATCCGACAACTTTAAATCGTCAGGGAGCCGATGTGGGAACTCAATATCGTTCTGTTATTTTCTACAAAAATGAAGAACAGAAAAAAGCAGCACAAAGCATTATTGCCGACCTCAACAAAGCAAAAGTTTACAGCAATCCCATTGTGACAAAAGTAGAGCCTTTTAAAGTTTTTTATAAAGCCGAAGATTATCATCAAAACTATTATGCAAACAATAAAAATCAGCCGTATTGCAAAATGGTCATTCAGCCAAAATTAGAAAAATTTGAAAAGGTTTTTAAAGACAAGCTCAAAAAGAAATAA
- a CDS encoding carboxymuconolactone decarboxylase family protein yields METRINVFEKGQKAISTLFGITGYLKKSTIERSLMELVDFRISQINNCAYCLDMHSKEALANGETTQRLFGLSAWKETPYYTKRERVALAYAEAVNACDVPDEIYEMAKSEFTEEELIDLTLAIATINTWNRINIAFANTPGTYRVGQFG; encoded by the coding sequence ATGGAAACTAGAATTAATGTATTCGAAAAAGGTCAAAAAGCAATAAGCACTTTATTTGGAATTACCGGCTATTTGAAAAAATCAACAATCGAGAGATCTTTAATGGAATTGGTAGATTTCAGAATATCTCAAATTAACAACTGTGCTTATTGTCTAGATATGCACTCAAAAGAAGCCTTAGCTAATGGCGAAACTACACAGCGTTTATTTGGATTGAGTGCATGGAAAGAAACTCCTTATTACACAAAACGCGAAAGAGTTGCCCTAGCTTATGCTGAAGCTGTAAACGCTTGCGATGTTCCTGACGAAATTTACGAGATGGCGAAATCTGAATTTACCGAAGAAGAATTAATTGACCTTACACTTGCTATTGCAACGATTAACACTTGGAACCGCATAAATATTGCTTTTGCTAATACTCCTGGAACTTACAGAGTGGGTCAATTTGGATAA